The genomic interval GCACAGGACTGATGGTGGACTTGCGCCGTAAGGCCACCGACCCGGAAAGCTCGCTGATCACCGCGCGTAAATCGGTCGGGGAAGACGGTCAGGTCTCGCTGCTTGTTCCAGCCGATGACCTGGAAGGCGAGGCGGCCATTCTGGTGGCCCTGCGGGACGGACAGGTCGTGAGGCAGCAGACTGTCATCGTAGGGGATGAAGGATGACTGAGATCATGACCGACGAACTCGACCGCAAGGCCGCCAGCGCCTTTGAGGGTTACATCGTGCGCAAAGACCTGGCCCAGCGCTTTAAAGGCCAGTACCCGGTGCCCACCTACGTGGGGGAATTCCTGCTGGGGCGGTACTGTGCGACGACAGATCAGGAAGAAATCCGGGAAGGGCTGGAAGTCGTCGAGCGGCTGATGAGTGAACGCACCGTTCGTGCCGGCACCCAGGAACTGTTCAAAGCGCGGGCCAGGGAACGTGGCAGCGTTAAACTTATTGATCTGGTCACGGCAAGGTTGGACGCGAAAACGGACTCGTATCTGGTCGAACTACCTAGCCTGCAACTCAAGGACGTGCGTATTACCTCGGAACTGGTGCAGGAGCACGAGCGGATGCTGACCGGCGGCTTCTACGCTGAGGTCGAACTGGAGTATGACGCCGTGATCGCCGCCGAGAAGAACGGGCGGCCTTTCGGCGTGGCTTCCCTACGTCCCATCCAGCTGTCGAAACGCTCGGCCCTCGAGGAAATGGCGCGTGGACGGGCGGAGTTTACCACTGAGGAATGGAAGGCGCTCCTCCTCAGAAGCGTGGGATTCGAACCTGAGGCCCTCTCCGAGCGGGCCAGGGACGTCCTGCTACTGCGTATGGTGCCGTTCGTCGAGCGCAACTACAACTCGGTGGAGCTTGGCCCCCGCGGTACCGGGAAATCTCACCTGTTCCAGCAGGTGTCGCCGTATTCACACCTGGTATCGGGCGGGAAAGCCACCGTGGCCCGCATGTTCGTGAATAACGCCAACGGGCAGCGCGGCCTGGTCACGCAGTACGACGTGGTGTGCTTTGATGAGGTCTCCGGCGTGTCCTTTGACCAGAAAGACGGCGTGAACATCATGAAGGGCTACATGGAGAGCGGCGAATTTTCGCGGGGGCGTGAAAGCATCCGCGCGGACGGCGGCGTGGTGATGGTCGGGAACTTCGACGTGGACGTGGCCCACCAGCAGCGCATTGGGCATCTGTTTGGCCCAATGCCCCCTGAGATGCGCGATGACACTGCACTGATGGACCGCATTCACGCTTACCTGCCAGGCTGGGACGTGCCCAAACTGAACAGTGCGCTGTTCACCCAGCATTTTGGGCTGGTCAGCGATTTCCTGGCTGAGTGCTGGCACCAGCTGCGCTTCGAGGGACGCTGGAATAAAGTCGCTCACCGTGTCCGGCTGGGTGGGGCCTTGAGTGGCCGGGATACCACCGCCGTACAGCGCACCGTTGGTGGTCTGCTGAAGCTGATTTCGCCGGATGAGGCCGCTGAAATTAAAGACGCCGACTTGGAGTGGGCAGTGCGGCTGGCCCTCGAGATGCGCCGCCGGGTGAAGGAGCAGCAAAAGCGCATTGGCAGCGCCGAGTTCCGAAATACGCACTTCAGTTACCAGCTGGGAGAAGATGCGGTGGAGCGGTTCGTCGCCACACCGGAACTTCAGAGCGACGATTCGATAGGCTCTGACCCATTGCCGCCTGGACAGGTCTGGGCACTCGGTTCTGGTGGGCAAGATGAACACGCCGGGCTGTACCGGATTGATGTGAATGAGGGGCCAGGCAGCGGGGTTCGGGTACTCAACAATCCGGTGCCGCGTCCCTTCCAGGAGAGCATCCGCTTCGCCGAGCAGAACCTGTATTCCCAGGCCAGGACGCTGGTCGGAGAACGGGAGCCGCGCCAGCATGAGTACAGCGTGCAGCTCCGGGCCTTCGACTCGGCCCGCAGCGGCAGCGGGCTGGGCTTGCCGGCCCTGCTGGCGCTGTGCAGCGCTCTGCTGGAAAGGCCTCTCAAGGGCGGGTTGCTTGCGGCGGGTCATCTGAACCTGGGCGGCGGCATAGACCCGGTGCATAACGCTATCGACCTGGCGGAGCTGGCTGCGGAGAAACGCGCCGCGGCCCTGCTGCTGCCCATCAGCGCACGCAAGCAACTCAACGACCTGTCGGACGACGTGGCCGCCAAACTGACCATTCTGTACTACACCGATGCACGGGACGCTCTTATCAAGGCATTACAGGAGTGAATGGGCACAAGCGACCAAGCCACTGGAGGCGTTATGGTTGTGCATCCTGTGTGCAAGGCTTAACTCTACCGACTTACAACTGCCCTTATTTCACTCATCTTTGCAGACGGAGTAACGATGC from Deinococcus fonticola carries:
- the brxL gene encoding BREX system Lon protease-like protein BrxL; this translates as MTEIMTDELDRKAASAFEGYIVRKDLAQRFKGQYPVPTYVGEFLLGRYCATTDQEEIREGLEVVERLMSERTVRAGTQELFKARARERGSVKLIDLVTARLDAKTDSYLVELPSLQLKDVRITSELVQEHERMLTGGFYAEVELEYDAVIAAEKNGRPFGVASLRPIQLSKRSALEEMARGRAEFTTEEWKALLLRSVGFEPEALSERARDVLLLRMVPFVERNYNSVELGPRGTGKSHLFQQVSPYSHLVSGGKATVARMFVNNANGQRGLVTQYDVVCFDEVSGVSFDQKDGVNIMKGYMESGEFSRGRESIRADGGVVMVGNFDVDVAHQQRIGHLFGPMPPEMRDDTALMDRIHAYLPGWDVPKLNSALFTQHFGLVSDFLAECWHQLRFEGRWNKVAHRVRLGGALSGRDTTAVQRTVGGLLKLISPDEAAEIKDADLEWAVRLALEMRRRVKEQQKRIGSAEFRNTHFSYQLGEDAVERFVATPELQSDDSIGSDPLPPGQVWALGSGGQDEHAGLYRIDVNEGPGSGVRVLNNPVPRPFQESIRFAEQNLYSQARTLVGEREPRQHEYSVQLRAFDSARSGSGLGLPALLALCSALLERPLKGGLLAAGHLNLGGGIDPVHNAIDLAELAAEKRAAALLLPISARKQLNDLSDDVAAKLTILYYTDARDALIKALQE